In the Centroberyx gerrardi isolate f3 chromosome 9, fCenGer3.hap1.cur.20231027, whole genome shotgun sequence genome, one interval contains:
- the foxq1b gene encoding forkhead box protein Q1b — protein sequence MKLEVFSALHFVQKPLELCMDAEGGVPSPLSGDELGSDGDCVANSPAPVTQSGDGAKGKPYTRRPKPPYSYIALIAMAIRDSGSGRLTLAEINDYLMKKFPFFRGSYTGWRNSVRHNLSLNDCFLKVLRDPSRPWGKDNYWMLNPHSEYTFADGVFRRRRKRIAKRSSKEQESPDIHTPSEDTRLPVPEERVGAKFSSSFAIDSILSKPFKRREDAHVDTDGSGNPGPRLYWPPGAHILPYTLNYPAALGPAHHTYHSLSEAAYSTEPSRDALTYLQHASHGMAGAEASLPSLRMPKVRGASFHIDSLLS from the coding sequence ATGAAACTTGAAGTTTTTTCTGCGCTCCACTTCGTCCAGAAGCCGCTGGAGTTGTGCATGGACGCCGAGGGAGGTGTGCCGTCTCCTCTGTCCGGAGACGAGCTGGGGTCGGACGGGGACTGCGTGGCCAACAGCCCGGCACCTGTCACCCAGAGCGGCGACGGCGCTAAGGGGAAACCCTACACCCGCAGACCCAAGCCCCCTTACTCTTACATCGCCCTCATCGCCATGGCCATCCGGGACTCCGGCAGCGGCCGCCTCACCCTGGCAGAGATCAACGACTATCTGATGAAGAAGTTCCCGTTTTTCCGAGGCAGCTACACCGGCTGGAGGAACTCGGTGCGCCACAACCTGTCACTCAACGACTGCTTCCTCAAAGTGCTGCGGGACCCGTCCAGGCCCTGGGGCAAGGACAACTACTGGATGCTCAACCCGCACAGCGAGTACACCTTCGCTGACGGGGTGTTCCGCCGCAGGAGGAAGCGCATCGCCAAGAGGTCCTCCAAGGAGCAGGAGAGCCCGGACATCCACACCCCCAGCGAAGACACCCGCCTCCCCGTGCCGGAGGAGAGAGTGGGGGCCAAGTTCTCCAGTTCCTTCGCCATTGACAGCATCCTCAGCAAACCCTTCAAAAGGAGGGAGGATGCCCACGTCGACACAGACGGTAGCGGCAACCCCGGCCCCCGGCTCTACTGGCCCCCAGGGGCGCACATACTGCCTTACACTCTGAACTACCCGGCAGCTCTTGGCCCCGCGCATCACACATACCACAGCCTGTCAGAGGCAGCGTACAGCACAGAGCCCAGCAGGGATGCGCTCACATACCTCCAGCACGCATCACACGGCATGGCCGGCGCAGAGGCCAGCCTCCCCTCGCTGAGGATGCCCAAGGTGCGAGGCGCAAGTTTCCATATAGACTCCTTGCTCTCATAA